A part of Caldicellulosiruptor owensensis OL genomic DNA contains:
- a CDS encoding Rpn family recombination-promoting nuclease/putative transposase produces the protein MCDSLPPQEHDSTFKFLFEHPKDILFLVRNVIGYSWAKEIKEDSIELADKEFVDETFKQKRADIIAKAKLKDREVYFYIIIENQSKVDEDIPERLLKYMILLWARKIREGVEKLPAIIPIVTYNGLEKDWNIQQEIISEFDIFKDDIFKYALVNISKLDMNTLLKEEEDILSPVVFYLEQVRDDTEELVKRLKEIEPKLESFSQANLERFLIWAGNVIRPRLAKEDKEKYDKLAQRVWQGGSRKMGEFVSNVARLLDEAQMKKFNEGVIQGIQKGKIEGKIEGKIEAKIEVAKKLIQRGFSDEDIAELTELDLEKVKELRKELSN, from the coding sequence ATGTGTGATAGTTTGCCACCACAGGAGCATGATTCAACCTTTAAGTTTTTGTTTGAACATCCCAAAGATATTCTATTCCTCGTAAGAAATGTGATAGGCTACAGCTGGGCAAAAGAGATTAAAGAGGATTCAATTGAGCTTGCCGATAAAGAGTTTGTAGATGAAACTTTTAAGCAAAAGCGGGCAGACATCATAGCAAAGGCAAAACTAAAGGACAGGGAAGTATATTTCTACATTATCATTGAAAACCAATCAAAAGTAGACGAGGACATACCAGAAAGACTTTTGAAGTATATGATACTGCTGTGGGCAAGAAAGATAAGAGAAGGTGTAGAAAAACTGCCTGCGATAATTCCGATAGTGACGTACAATGGACTTGAAAAAGACTGGAATATACAACAGGAGATAATAAGCGAATTTGACATTTTCAAAGACGATATTTTTAAATACGCTCTTGTAAACATATCAAAATTGGATATGAACACTCTGCTCAAAGAGGAAGAGGATATCTTGAGTCCAGTAGTGTTCTACCTTGAACAGGTAAGAGACGACACAGAAGAGCTTGTAAAAAGACTGAAAGAGATTGAACCGAAGCTTGAAAGTTTTAGTCAAGCTAATTTAGAGAGGTTTTTGATATGGGCAGGGAATGTAATTCGACCAAGGCTTGCAAAGGAAGACAAAGAAAAGTATGACAAGCTTGCACAAAGAGTTTGGCAAGGGGGGAGTAGAAAAATGGGTGAGTTTGTATCCAATGTTGCAAGACTTTTGGATGAAGCACAGATGAAAAAATTCAACGAAGGAGTTATACAAGGAATACAGAAAGGGAAAATTGAAGGAAAAATTGAAGGGAAAATTGAAGCAAAAATCGAGGTAGCCAAGAAGCTAATTCAAAGAGGTTTTAGCGATGAAGATATTGCAGAACTTACAGAATTAGATTTGGAAAAGGTAAAGGAACTGAGAAAAGAGTTGTCTAACTAA